The Vidua chalybeata isolate OUT-0048 chromosome 6, bVidCha1 merged haplotype, whole genome shotgun sequence genome has a segment encoding these proteins:
- the F2 gene encoding prothrombin: MAQTKTSILRGLLFSSLLHLTLSHAGVFLEKGQALSLLKRHRRANKGFLEEMLKGNLERECLEETCSYEEAFEALESTDQTDTFWSKYQVCQGLGKSRTILDACLEGNCALGLGQNYRGTISQTKSGIECQVWTSKYPHIPKFNATIYPNLIENYCRNPDNNSEGPWCYTRNPTVEREACPVPVCGEDRTTVPFTPPAVEPAPVEPCEPEKGMLYTGTLSVTVSGAKCLPWNSEKAKEVLHGKQIDPEVELQENYCRNPDRDDEGAWCVTDESPYFDYCDLHYCDSSLEDENQESEGISGRSTTHKEFKTFFDEKTFGSGEADCGTRPLFEKKKITDKSERELLDSYTGRVVGGDDAEVGSSPWQVMLYKKSPQELLCGASLISDSWILTAAHCLFYPPWDKNLSTSDILVRIGKHVRAKYEKNKEKIALLDKIIIHPKYNWKENMDRDIALMHLKRPISFSDYIHPVCLPTKEVVQRLMLAGYKGRVTGWGNLKETWATSPSNLPTVLQQVNLPIVDQSTCKASTRVKVTDNMFCAGYSPDALKRGDACEGDSGGPFVMKNPDDNRWYQVGIVSWGEGCDRDGKYGFYTHVFRLKKWIRKVIENQGR; this comes from the exons ttttcctggaaaaggggCAGGCATTGTCACTGCTCAAGCGCCACCGACGTGCCAACAAGGGATTTCTAGAAGAGATGCTCAAGGGAAACCTGGAGCGAGAGTGCTTGGAGGAGACATGCAGTTATGAGGAGGCTTTCGAAGCCCTTGAATCCACCGATCAGACG gataCATTTTGGTCAAAATACCAAG TATGTCAGGGCCTGGGAAAGTCCAGGACAATTCTGGATGCTTGTCTAGAAG GTAACTGTGCTCTTGGGCTGGGCCAGAACTATCGGGGAACAATTAGCCAAACCAAGTCTGGGATTGAATGTCAAGTGTGGACAAGCAAGTATCCACATATTCCTAA ATTTAATGCCACCATTTATCCCAACCTCATTGAGAACTACTGCAGGAACCCAGACAACAACTCAGAAGGCCCATGGTGCTATACTCGAAACCCAACGGTAGAACGGGAGGCGTGTCCTGTCCCCGTGTGTG GTGAAGATAGAACAACAGTTCCATTTACTCCACCGGCCGTAGAACCTGCACCAGTGGAGCCTTGTGAACCAGAGAAAGGCATGCTTTACACAGGGACTCTCTCAGTCACTGTGTCTGGAGCTAAATGTCTGCCATGGAACTCTGAGAAAGCTAAAGAGGTGCTCCATGGAAAACAAATTGACCCAGaagtggagctgcaggagaattACTGTCGGAATCCAGACAGAGATGACGAGGGTGCCTGGTGTGTCACAGATGAATCACCCTACTTTGACTACTGTGATCTGCACTACTGCG ACAGCTCGCTAGAGGATGAGAACCAAGAATCTGAGGGAATATCAGGACGTTCTACTACTCATAAAGAGTTCAAAACCTTCTTTGATGAAAAAACTTTTGGTTCAGGTGAAGCAG ATTGTGGCACTCGTCCtttatttgagaagaaaaagataacaGACAAAAGTGAGAGGGAGCTGTTGGATTCCTACACAGGAAGAGTTGTTGGTGGGGATGACGCAGAAGTTGGCAGCTCCCCCTG GCAGGTGATGCTCTACAAAAAGtctcctcaggagctgctgtgtggtGCCAGCCTCATCAGTGACAGCTGGATCCTGACTGCTGCTCATTGTCTTTTTTATCCACCCTGGGACAAGAACTTAAGTACAAGTGACATATTGGTGCGGATTGGCAAGCACGTAAGAGCAAA ATatgaaaagaataaagagaAGATTGCTCTGTTGGATAAAATCATCATCCATCCCAAGTACAACTGGAAAGAGAACATGGACCGAGACATTGCACTCATGCACTTAAAGAGACCCATCAGCTTCAGTGACTACATCCATCCTGTCTGCCTGCCTACCAAAGAGGTTGTGCAGAG GCTGATGCTGGCAGGTTACAAAGGGAGGGTAACTGGTTGGGGAAACTTGAAAGAAACATGGGCCACTAGCCCCTCCAACTTGCCCACAGTTCTGCAACAAGTCAATCTGCCCATTGTAGATCAAAGTACCTGCAAGGCATCCACCAGAGTCAAAGTCACTGACAACATGTTCTGTGCAG GTTACAGTCCTGATGCACTAAAGAGAGGAGATGCCTGTGaaggggacagtgggggaccTTTTGTAATGAAG AACCCAGATGACAACCGTTGGTATCAAGTGGGAATAGTTTCATGGGGAGAAGGCTGTGACCGAGATGGCAAATATGGATTTTACACTCATGTATTTCGCCTGAAAAAGTGGATACGAAAAGTCATCGAAAATCAGGGGCGATAG